A region of [Bacteroides] pectinophilus DNA encodes the following proteins:
- a CDS encoding DUF3879 family protein, with amino-acid sequence MSRITDYGFLFQTTFGTSKTNLVNNIQLSKMNSSSVQKQLKAAGIDTNSKKYKAALSEMMKNGNGAMFTNVQAIKNLMSQYDKNGDWIDPNTGLTGLAVTDENRNSYKHIISIPESSREEMFELAKKEFLNENGTLNGDTTKRESVYNNLYRKMDKDDRLSAGWTMEQYEHQYRQAFAEAAKAADPTWKAGKPIPAGALDGITRESAESGRKSVDIKL; translated from the coding sequence ATGTCAAGAATTACGGACTACGGTTTTTTATTTCAAACAACATTTGGAACATCAAAAACAAATTTGGTCAACAATATTCAGTTGTCCAAAATGAACAGCAGTTCTGTACAAAAACAATTAAAAGCAGCAGGGATTGACACAAACAGTAAAAAGTATAAAGCAGCACTGAGTGAGATGATGAAGAATGGAAACGGTGCAATGTTTACAAATGTTCAGGCAATTAAGAACCTGATGAGCCAGTATGACAAAAACGGAGACTGGATTGATCCGAATACCGGATTAACAGGACTTGCTGTAACGGATGAGAACAGAAACAGTTATAAACATATCATTTCTATTCCAGAGAGCAGCCGGGAAGAAATGTTTGAACTGGCAAAGAAAGAATTCTTAAATGAAAACGGTACTTTAAATGGTGATACTACCAAAAGAGAGAGCGTATATAACAATTTATATAGAAAAATGGATAAAGATGACCGCTTATCAGCAGGCTGGACAATGGAACAATATGAACATCAATACAGACAGGCATTTGCAGAAGCAGCAAAAGCCGCTGATCCTACATGGAAAGCGGGTAAACCAATACCGGCTGGTGCATTGGATGGTATTACAAGGGAGTCGGCGGAAAGTGGCAGGAAGTCAGTAGATATAAAGTTATAG
- a CDS encoding ATP-binding protein has protein sequence MNTILLLLCNALSCFIISTILFQFMNGKYKKSSRNRYVYIVIETTTVIFTFCINMLNHSILNLVVWGVLTGIIVYVLYYEDIDKPLRRIIECEALVFCMSVCESLGVILLQCILQAADIKNVNETMLYCLEVTFSKVILIFLYYTFINRFVKKSDVPYSKTRYIMYGIILLYSLINMSVIVENFKNGEENYLCAVNMGCIVLADLYLLYFVKMADEKNYYEKQLIALEQQAKVQYEYYLTQAKKYDQTIQILHDVNKHIKAIEGLYGAEQEKTAGEYATKIRELLKPLIPVQYTENPILNILLTDKESVMREKGISVTIKVDNVNLNFIEPIDITTIFGNLLDNAIEATEKLKGEKYICIKIGSYHKMIVVSIENNCNEVKWRNGFPVSNKGKNGGIGLLNVQSSIKKYDGDLTLKNDGNKFAAELFLNS, from the coding sequence ATGAATACGATTTTACTGCTATTATGTAATGCACTTTCATGTTTTATAATAAGTACGATATTATTTCAGTTTATGAATGGAAAGTATAAAAAGAGTAGTCGAAATAGATATGTATATATTGTGATTGAGACTACCACAGTAATATTTACATTCTGTATAAATATGCTCAATCATTCCATATTAAATCTAGTAGTCTGGGGCGTTTTGACGGGGATTATAGTATATGTTCTGTATTATGAGGATATAGATAAACCCTTAAGACGTATTATTGAATGTGAAGCATTAGTATTTTGTATGTCTGTCTGTGAATCATTGGGAGTGATTCTTTTACAATGCATTTTGCAAGCCGCAGATATAAAAAATGTGAATGAAACGATGCTTTATTGCCTTGAGGTAACATTTTCAAAGGTGATACTTATTTTTTTGTATTACACATTCATAAACAGGTTTGTGAAAAAAAGTGATGTCCCTTATTCAAAGACACGGTACATCATGTATGGAATTATACTTCTATACAGTCTGATTAACATGAGTGTAATTGTAGAGAATTTTAAAAATGGAGAAGAAAATTATTTGTGTGCAGTCAACATGGGATGTATTGTTCTGGCAGATTTATACCTTTTATATTTTGTAAAAATGGCAGATGAAAAGAACTATTACGAAAAGCAGTTGATCGCATTAGAGCAGCAGGCAAAGGTACAATACGAATACTATTTGACCCAGGCAAAAAAGTATGATCAAACCATTCAGATATTACATGATGTAAATAAGCATATTAAAGCAATCGAAGGGTTATATGGTGCAGAGCAGGAAAAAACGGCAGGAGAATATGCAACAAAGATCAGAGAGTTGTTGAAGCCGCTTATTCCGGTTCAATACACAGAAAATCCGATCTTGAATATACTTCTTACAGATAAAGAATCTGTTATGAGAGAAAAGGGGATTTCAGTAACAATAAAGGTAGATAATGTGAATTTGAATTTCATTGAACCAATCGACATTACAACTATTTTTGGAAATTTATTAGATAATGCGATTGAAGCAACAGAAAAGCTGAAAGGCGAGAAATATATTTGCATTAAGATTGGTTCATATCATAAGATGATAGTTGTCAGCATTGAAAATAATTGTAATGAAGTAAAGTGGAGAAATGGTTTTCCAGTATCAAATAAAGGAAAAAATGGTGGAATAGGATTGCTGAATGTTCAGAGCAGTATAAAAAAATATGATGGAGATTTAACATTGAAGAATGATGGAAATAAATTTGCTGCTGAGTTATTCCTTAATTCATAA
- a CDS encoding LytTR family DNA-binding domain-containing protein: MLEIAVCDDDIADLECAVNMLHKIFTSQKIAYHIEKFMSANQMLENISRIDIGILDISMEELNGIKLGRKLKEKFPDVKLVYITSYEEYCMQVINEVHAFSFLCKPLEYDKLELQILELLNQLPDAIVEKNFYKVTDSNGKEYLSIKLKLRDILYFEYIKRSRKVLIALSDITYEYDCIFEKLVEELQPYDFVVNCRGNLVNLRHIEKIKDFIIYMDNGKELQIAQRRSNDFREEVNKFLQRNS; the protein is encoded by the coding sequence ATGCTGGAAATTGCTGTTTGTGATGACGATATAGCAGATCTTGAGTGTGCAGTGAATATGCTGCATAAGATTTTTACAAGTCAAAAGATTGCTTATCATATAGAGAAATTTATGTCTGCAAATCAAATGCTTGAAAATATCAGTCGTATTGATATCGGAATTTTAGATATTTCGATGGAAGAACTGAATGGTATTAAACTGGGGAGAAAATTGAAAGAAAAATTTCCAGATGTGAAATTAGTGTATATTACGAGTTATGAAGAATATTGTATGCAGGTCATTAACGAAGTTCATGCATTTTCATTTCTATGTAAACCATTGGAATATGATAAACTGGAATTGCAGATATTGGAACTTCTGAATCAACTGCCGGATGCCATAGTAGAAAAGAATTTTTATAAAGTGACTGACAGCAATGGAAAAGAGTATCTGTCGATCAAACTGAAACTGAGGGATATTTTATATTTTGAATACATAAAAAGATCCAGAAAAGTACTGATAGCATTGTCTGATATTACATATGAGTATGATTGTATCTTTGAAAAACTGGTTGAAGAACTGCAACCATATGATTTTGTTGTGAATTGTAGAGGAAATCTGGTTAATTTAAGGCATATTGAAAAAATAAAGGACTTTATTATTTATATGGATAATGGAAAAGAACTTCAGATTGCACAAAGGAGAAGCAACGATTTTAGAGAAGAAGTAAATAAATTTTTGCAGAGAAATTCATAG
- a CDS encoding DUF4885 domain-containing protein translates to MNIFFNSRIYANQSLLNVLFGQQQKATISRSNGCIGTRDTLTISASGKEKLTKSTSGRTHNTSIDSSIDLKSYIASAKKTNQEIIENAGTQINAKTSEYMSTGKAFREALTEKYSKLAAEAKTHSNPENYIHSKYFDKSSEYYETNLTDTERRIAYNYEMQMCRTGKINGVNYQDSLFRGIEVDGDSVDSDKIQFERALINSQISNILKQAGVDTSSITKDCTFTVDPYSYEITVDGVDEETKVLMQDALNVGDNGKNLYKHIYYCSTQDGCESSQITKESKMKYEAYHQVYSYTGYELDKLEEKNGTYYTESGENILDLVDKAVEDSGKVPKEFKQQMKNWIHDLVSTMSTKGWNNVPDMTLSILYGKSGLKDMNQLITYQYEADSTNRQWYSVL, encoded by the coding sequence ATGAATATATTTTTTAACAGCCGAATTTATGCTAATCAGTCATTGCTTAATGTCCTGTTTGGTCAACAACAAAAAGCGACAATCAGTCGAAGCAATGGTTGTATAGGCACAAGAGATACTTTGACGATAAGCGCATCAGGAAAGGAAAAACTTACAAAAAGTACAAGTGGAAGAACACATAATACAAGTATTGATAGCAGCATTGACTTAAAGTCCTATATAGCTTCAGCCAAAAAAACGAATCAGGAGATCATTGAGAATGCAGGAACACAGATTAATGCGAAAACAAGTGAATATATGAGTACAGGTAAAGCATTTAGGGAGGCATTAACGGAAAAGTATTCTAAACTTGCCGCAGAAGCAAAAACGCATTCCAATCCTGAAAATTATATTCATTCCAAGTATTTTGATAAGAGTTCAGAGTATTACGAGACTAATCTGACTGATACAGAACGTAGGATTGCATATAATTATGAGATGCAGATGTGCCGGACAGGAAAGATAAATGGTGTAAATTATCAGGATTCTTTGTTCAGGGGAATTGAAGTGGACGGTGACAGTGTAGATTCGGATAAAATCCAATTTGAAAGAGCATTGATAAATTCGCAAATTTCAAATATTTTAAAGCAGGCTGGTGTAGATACATCTTCTATTACGAAAGATTGTACTTTTACTGTCGATCCATACAGTTATGAAATAACGGTAGATGGCGTGGATGAAGAAACAAAGGTGTTGATGCAGGATGCCTTAAATGTAGGAGATAACGGAAAAAACCTCTATAAGCATATATATTATTGTTCAACACAAGATGGCTGTGAGAGTTCTCAGATAACAAAGGAATCAAAAATGAAATACGAAGCATATCATCAAGTTTATAGTTATACAGGATATGAATTAGATAAACTTGAGGAAAAAAACGGGACATATTATACGGAGTCAGGAGAGAATATATTAGACTTAGTGGATAAGGCTGTTGAAGATTCTGGAAAAGTTCCGAAAGAGTTCAAGCAGCAAATGAAGAATTGGATACATGACCTGGTTTCAACTATGTCAACTAAAGGATGGAACAATGTGCCGGATATGACTTTAAGCATTTTATATGGAAAGAGTGGTTTAAAGGACATGAATCAGTTGATCACATATCAATATGAAGCTGATAGTACAAACAGGCAATGGTATTCTGTACTTTAG